The proteins below come from a single Malus domestica chromosome 03, GDT2T_hap1 genomic window:
- the LOC103430674 gene encoding VQ motif-containing protein 4-like: MEYTTSSRPQEIREKPYSYSPINSPRSNNNGTTTNANSSVCSSSSPAVGTQIPTTPKVSTPRSDSNPYPTTFVQADSSNFKHVVQMLTGSSETVTHQSSPKPTAAAHHNSHHHHHHHQDPTILPPSNKNFNIPPIKTAPPKKQGFKLYERRSTNLKNTLMINTLIPNFQSASGFSPRHQEILSPSLLEFPSLTLSPVTPLNDQFDKSASSPSLGNSSSEEDRAIAEKGFYLHPSPRATTTPRDPEPRLLPLFPVTSPRVSGSSS, from the coding sequence ATGGAATACACCACAAGCTCAAGGCCTCAAGAAATCAGAGAGAAGCCGTATTCGTATTCCCCCATAAACTCACCGAGGAGCAACAACAATGGCACGACCACCAACGCCAACAGCAGCgtctgcagcagcagcagcccgGCGGTGGGGACTCAAATCCCGACAACCCCGAAAGTCTCAACTCCCAGATCTGACTCCAATCCCTACCCGACAACCTTTGTCCAAGCTGACTCCTCGAACTTCAAACATGTTGTCCAAATGCTCACCGGCTCCTCGGAAACTGTCACTCACCAGTCCTCCCCCAAACCCACAGCCGCCGCCCACCACAacagccaccaccaccaccaccaccaccaagatCCAACAATTTTGCCACCCTCCAATAAAAACTTCAACATCCCACCAATCAAAACCGCCCCACCGAAAAAGCAGGGCTTCAAGCTCTACGAGCGGCGGAGCACCAATCTCAAAAACACCCTCATGATCAACACCCTCATCCCCAACTTCCAATCGGCTTCTGGGTTTTCTCCACGTCATCAGGAGATTCTCTCACCGAGCCTACTCGAATTCCCGTCACTCACCCTCAGCCCGGTGACGCCGTTGAACGACCAGTTCGACAAGTCGGCGTCGTCGCCGTCACTGGGAAATTCTTCGTCGGAGGAGGACAGGGCGATTGCGGAGAAAGGATTTTACTTGCACCCGTCGCCGAGGGCTACGACGACTCCGAGAGACCCGGAGCCGCGGCTTCTGCCTCTGTTTCCGGTCACTTCGCCAAGAGTTTCTGGGTCGTCTTCTTGA